One genomic region from Saprospiraceae bacterium encodes:
- the sppA gene encoding signal peptide peptidase SppA encodes MNFFKLLLGSCLGTIAGILLLGIISFTILAGLASVSSNQSHKPLDKASFLEIRSDHVYPDKTDNVEKFNFSLTQKKEIGLTDLLLCIKKASSDSKIKGILFRSTYSNLGAASAQALHNALLDFKKSGKPIYAYADVYTEGAYYLASTADKVMLNPNGTIDFRGYGAMIPFFKDLLDKVGIKFDIYYAGQFKSATEPFRLDKMSDQNRKQTREYLEDLYQIHLADIASSRNIPIDQIRKIANEYLIQSPQDAVTYKLADTLGYVDDLYKLLQEGLKGSDADKPSIVTINRYFETPGVKPVVTGATDRIAVVYAEGEIVDGEGKYGQTGSAKYTRILRKIREDDKVKAVVLRINSPGGSSMASDNILHEVDLIKSTGKPIVVSMGDYAASGGYYIACHADSIFAQANTITGSIGVFFMVPNASELLNEKLGVNIDTVKTAKYATAFSPLLPWSSEEGVFAQKQTDMVYDKFLTVVSKGRHQSKDDIHAIAQGRVWSGARAKSNGLVDQIGDLDAAMNCAARLAKLEKYKISEYPLVKDSWTKLIEEISNEDSNTEDILLKKYFKSWYPAVTYFKQMDQDYFKPKMLMPFQLLLK; translated from the coding sequence ATGAACTTTTTTAAACTGCTACTGGGTTCTTGTTTAGGTACTATCGCAGGGATATTACTTTTAGGAATTATAAGTTTTACCATACTGGCAGGACTGGCTAGTGTCTCCTCTAATCAATCCCATAAACCTCTGGACAAGGCCAGCTTTCTCGAAATACGATCTGACCACGTATATCCTGACAAAACTGACAATGTTGAAAAATTTAATTTTTCCCTGACTCAGAAAAAAGAAATTGGTCTCACTGACCTCTTACTTTGTATTAAAAAAGCTTCAAGCGATTCAAAAATAAAAGGGATTTTGTTCCGATCCACTTATTCTAATTTAGGAGCAGCCAGCGCACAGGCACTTCATAACGCGCTCTTAGATTTTAAAAAGTCCGGCAAACCAATCTATGCCTACGCTGATGTCTATACTGAAGGAGCCTACTATTTAGCATCTACCGCAGACAAAGTCATGCTCAACCCAAATGGCACCATCGACTTCAGAGGGTATGGCGCGATGATTCCTTTTTTTAAAGATCTTTTAGATAAGGTGGGGATAAAATTTGACATTTATTATGCCGGACAGTTCAAAAGTGCTACGGAACCTTTTAGGCTGGATAAGATGAGTGATCAAAACAGAAAACAAACCAGGGAGTACCTCGAAGATCTATACCAAATACATCTTGCGGATATCGCCAGCTCCCGGAACATCCCCATCGATCAAATCAGAAAAATAGCCAATGAATACCTCATTCAAAGTCCTCAGGATGCAGTGACCTACAAGTTGGCAGATACTTTGGGTTATGTTGATGATCTCTACAAATTATTACAGGAGGGTCTTAAAGGCTCTGATGCTGATAAACCATCGATTGTCACCATCAATCGATATTTTGAGACACCCGGAGTCAAACCTGTCGTAACTGGAGCCACCGATCGTATAGCAGTAGTATATGCTGAGGGAGAAATAGTAGATGGGGAAGGAAAATATGGTCAGACCGGATCTGCCAAATACACCAGAATCTTAAGAAAAATCAGGGAAGATGACAAAGTCAAAGCGGTCGTATTACGAATCAATAGCCCGGGGGGAAGCTCCATGGCATCTGACAATATCTTACATGAAGTCGATTTGATCAAATCAACCGGCAAGCCTATAGTAGTTTCAATGGGAGATTATGCTGCATCAGGAGGTTATTATATTGCTTGTCATGCGGACAGCATATTTGCTCAAGCTAACACTATCACCGGCTCTATCGGGGTATTCTTTATGGTGCCCAATGCCAGCGAACTCTTAAACGAAAAATTAGGAGTAAACATTGATACCGTAAAAACCGCTAAATACGCCACGGCCTTCAGCCCGCTCTTACCTTGGTCGTCTGAAGAAGGAGTGTTTGCACAAAAGCAAACAGATATGGTCTATGATAAATTTCTAACCGTTGTCTCGAAAGGCAGGCATCAGTCTAAAGACGATATCCATGCGATAGCTCAAGGTCGTGTATGGTCAGGGGCGAGAGCAAAATCCAATGGGCTGGTCGATCAAATTGGCGACCTCGATGCCGCCATGAATTGTGCAGCCCGATTGGCCAAACTAGAAAAATACAAGATCTCAGAATATCCACTCGTTAAAGATTCATGGACAAAACTAATTGAAGAAATCTCTAATGAGGATTCGAATACCGAGGACATTCTTTTAAAAAAATATTTCAAATCATGGTATCCTGCGGTCACCTATTTTAAACAGATGGACCAGGACTATTTTAAACCGAAGATGTTGATGCCTTTTCAACTTTTGTTAAAGTAA
- a CDS encoding YceI family protein, translating to MKFFSSLLFLTFAFASIANIAPKPIPYKINPTESKVEWFASKVTGKHNGTVGVKSGNLEFEGEKLMAGKFEIDMTTLAITDLQGEWGAKLLGHLKSDDFFSVEKFNSATLVVKNAALLSAGVYTVTADMTIKGITKEVVFNALVNQSGGTATADIKLDRTDFDIRYGSGKFFPNIGDKMIHDEFNLKVNLAFGKAL from the coding sequence ATGAAATTTTTCAGTTCTTTGCTTTTTTTGACATTTGCATTTGCATCTATTGCCAATATAGCTCCTAAACCAATACCATACAAAATCAATCCAACTGAAAGCAAGGTTGAATGGTTTGCTTCTAAAGTCACAGGTAAGCACAATGGTACCGTAGGCGTAAAAAGTGGCAACCTCGAATTTGAAGGTGAAAAACTGATGGCAGGAAAATTTGAAATTGACATGACTACACTTGCTATCACAGATCTGCAGGGAGAATGGGGCGCCAAACTATTAGGTCATTTAAAAAGTGATGATTTTTTTAGTGTAGAAAAATTTAATTCTGCGACGCTTGTGGTGAAAAATGCAGCGCTCCTGTCAGCAGGGGTATATACCGTTACTGCAGACATGACTATAAAGGGGATTACCAAAGAGGTGGTTTTTAATGCACTGGTGAATCAATCTGGTGGTACGGCCACTGCAGACATCAAATTGGACCGTACAGATTTTGATATCAGATATGGCAGTGGCAAATTTTTTCCAAATATTGGTGATAAAATGATCCACGACGAATTTAATCTCAAAGTCAATCTTGCCTTCGGCAAAGCTTTATAA